Genomic window (Cucumis sativus cultivar 9930 chromosome 2, Cucumber_9930_V3, whole genome shotgun sequence):
TACTAAATTAGCATTGGGTGAAACCGGAGAATCTTCCATTTTCAAtggggaagagagagagagggggggTTGCTATTTCTTGGGTTTAGAAGTCTTTAGCCTAAAGATTATAACTGCTGAATTCAAACAGAGCATTCATGGAGGTGTCATTAAATGCTTGACTAAGTAGCTTTTTTTCACCCCAGCATGAGTGAATTTCTGACTACCTTTTCTTTGCTCTCTCCTCAGCAATTCTAAAATAGTAAGTTTACAGTAAGATGAGTCAAAGAGGGAAGTAATTGTCACCTTAACTAGGTTTGGAATTGACTAAACTCAGTCAGAAGatctattctattttattagaGAAAGCTATTAGTAACTCCTTTTTATACATCTCTTGTGGTTTATGATccatcatataattaataaccgTATATGCTGACTTTAGCATTGTGTTTATGAGTGTTTATGAGTGGTTTTAGTCGTGTTCTTAACGATTGAAGGACcagatcaaaacaaaaagagactGAGTGGTTGTGGTTGTGTTCATAACGGTTGAAGGACCAGGTCGAAACAAAAAGAGACGCTACAGAAGGCGGGCTGGGTAGGCaggttgaaaaatgaattaggTTTGTGTAAATTTGAAGAGGCTGACAAGACACTGTTTAGATTGTACATAACTGTAAACTGCAAAACTTGTCCTGTGAAATAAGTGGCACAGagtggtgttttttttttgggggttttgtatttttatttttctctttcttacttCTGTCTGACCTTGTGGGTTGCTTTCATGGTGCGATGACTGCCAACTGCAAATCTCTAAGTAGATAGAAAAAGCAAAGGGAGAAGGGAAGGACACAAGgatatgaatatatatgtatttgcAATTGCAATTGCAACCCcattcttttaactttgacatgagagagagagaaagaaagttgCATGTGTTTTGGAGCTGCATATCTCACAGGTGGCCCTTTATTTCAGTCTTTACCTTTCATGATTACTCCCTCTTCACTCATCTCTGATAACACTTTTAGGTTACAAAATATTAGGAAGATCTCTCTTaccctcttcttttttctctctccttaaTGATATCATGTTACATTTTTGTGTTAtgattttcaaagtttattttgttacttgattttttttatggaagttTCGTTAGCAGTGTGTTAACTAGTTGGTTGTGGTTCTAAGTTAGCTTACAtcattgtatatatttttgtctaaGATTGAATAGCTTTCAtcattgtatatatttttgtaataactctaagaaaaaaacaaaagtttaccATTAGTTATACATATACAAATTCTAAGAAACAACATATTTGACCCTCCATCAATTGAGTGTTAATAAAACTTGTAAGATATTAAATCATTTAACCTTTAAATATAGGAAAtagatttatataatattaatgtattttaaaaaatttagattcaaattgaaaactaagtaaattatgataaaattattatgatatagtaaaatttataagtCAATTATGAGGGATTAAAAAGCATacaaactaaaatgattacTTAGTAACATTATTAATACATCAAAATCGAAAGAGTGAGATATTAGTGTAatgaaattagaaagtttGTTTGGTAGAAAGaggaatgaaaatgaatgaaatgaaTTGAGGGTTTGAAATCACTTGACCCAATGATGGCATCTTATTTGTTGATCACTCCAACAAAAGTACTTACtattcatttattacaagTCCAGTCATTTCAACTCTTTCACTCTCGAACTTCGAGCTTTTGCTTTGTAATTTGTGTGATTCACTTTCACTCCTTAAACCTCCAAACACACATATTCTATCTCTTCCTTTCTAAACTTTTCCATTTTAGTCTTCCCTCCTTTGCATTTTAGTCCTTCAAtcctttcatattttcattttactacGTCTCTCGTGGTTCGTAAAGAGAATAATTTGTAATCTAACGTGAtccaaaattcatatttagaaTTAACGTTTTGGATTTGATAATATATAGCTCATTTCGTTCTACCAGTTTTTAATATGTCCTCTTTATCACTATTTTCACGCTTCATAATCCCATTTTCATTTCAGCTCTAATTAAcacatttgattttcaataaaGATTTTCATTTCAGCTCTAATTAAcacatttgattttcaataatCTTTATTACCTTTCAATCCTTCAAACAGCTCCTTAATGTGTGTTATAAAGGAGTGTTTGGTTCAGTCCGACAATGCTTTTAAGATttaacattatgaaatttaaatttggtaatGAATTTCACTTTGGTTTTTAGATtgataaatatacatattaaaaCAGCCCTAAACCAGCCATGTTATAGTGATTGACAAATAAACCTGTAGTTTTTGAAAGAACTTTGAcatgaatttgttttagttttcaagagaaattgttaattacttgaaaacaaaaagtgtGGATTGGAGTGGACAAGATTCACTTTTGTTAGTTTTGTATTGAGAGGGTAAAATTGTCACATCAGTAGTCTGCAGTAGTAAGGACATTATTTTAGTCTTTTCCTCATGTTTGTGCTTTTAATCATTGGAGGTTAGTTTAGgtatagtttaaattatgaTTAGAGAAAAGATAGAGATTTTCTTAGTAAAATACTGATAAAACCCACCAACTCCATGATTAcaaacaacttttttctttaactaaaattatatttactttaCCAATCAGATAGCAgaactaaaatgtaaaagacacagaaaaggaagagaaaaaaaaagtagagcATTAGAGTAGAAAATTTCTCAGTTTCACAAACACAATGCAGCGGTTTGTAATTGATCATAAGACTACATCACATAATATCTCAACCAGAACCTCAGCTTGATTTGTTGTAAAAGCGGATACCAACCGCCAATCCCAAGATTGCGAGAGGAACCAAGAACTGGAGGAGCTTAATAATGAACTCGGTTGTCTTATCCTGATTGTAATGAGGCTGCTTTGGACCTGTGTATGTCAACCGTTCTGGGAGTGTCGAGATGTCGATCTCTCCAACGTAGTATTTGCTCATCGTTTCTCTTGCGCTCTCACTATGACCCACGTCTTCAAAATCATCAGTTGCATCCTTACCTGTGGTCATAAAAATTACAGTGTGTAAACGATGCACAAACACTCAATGTACATTGTAAATAACTAATGCTGTATGACTGGAGGACTTATTACCTGTGCCAGACAACAACACCTCGTCACCACCGGGATGATCTTCCAAGAACTCGGTTACATTGTAAACCTGTTGAGACAATCAAAGATGGGCAAAATGGTAACCTCAAGCTAAAAACCAATACCCATCAAAGATAAAATCTGTGCATGATTCATTTAGTTTAACTCCAGGCCAACTGCCAAAACAACTGAAAGCTTGTTGATCGCATTCTGAGCTCATAGTACAAGtgagaaaatcaaaattattcgACTTTCTATTACTATAAttcaagaaattttagaaGCAAAACAAAAGTAGAAATGAACAAGTGTTGTTCTTTGAGaagatataatttatattcactTCCGAGTAGGAATTGGGCAAAGTTGAGGGAAGTTTCGTGCATTTTCATGTTATCCTCCTGCTTCTAACTTTACACTTAGAACCTTAAGAAACTTGAGTTGGCTAATGGTCTTGGTTATCTAGTTTTGGTTGTTGAGAAACTAGTACTTGACATTCTCCAACACAATTAGCATTCCTAGAGTATCTTTATCCTTTATTGATATGGTAGGTCAAGAAAGAGATTTCACATTACATTGATGAGAACGAGTGATGAACAAGTACAGCCAGCAAGAGCTTCCCACTACTAATTGGACACTAAATTTCTGATTTTACCCAAAGGATGGCTTTAGTGTAAAGGACTTTAATTCTAGAGAACTACTTGAAATATCTGGGTTCAACTTTAAAGCCGAGGTAGGGGaagtcaatattttaaaactctttGTATGTCATGAATCTTTCCAATGTGTGGATGAAGCCATCTTGAAGATTAGTAGGGCCGGACGTAAGTCTGATGGCTGGCAGGAAATTTCTAACATCAATAGAATGTGCAAATTCAACAGACTGAGGCTTCAGGATATAGCTTTGAGATCATATTATGGAtgccaaagaaaaaaatcatcgATTGGATTCAGAAGAATCAGaatgaaagaatttttttatgatagaTGTGGTCTGCAGTGACAGACATTGACCCACCAGACAGCATAACAACGATGTATGTTGACTATTCATCCCCCAGACGcctgatttttttattggttagGTTTGAACGAAGTGTTGGACGTCCAACCCCCACTGGAGTCCAGTTCTCACATAGTATATGCATAAGACCTCCCTCGGTAGATAAGAGCattcacacacacaaaaataaaatgagatcTTTGGATCAGTTCATTTTCAAGTCAGTGATCTTCATATTTAACCGCTCTTGAAACAAAGTTTTTCTACACTGATATTCCTGTCAGTGAATTGGCAAAAATATGAAAGCATTTGTTTCATAACAGGACTGCCAAACATGAAGAAGGCTAAGATTCTATCCATACAATGAGATCCTGGTCCTAAAGGAATCAAAGACACAAAATAAGTCCCTTCAAGACACTAAACACAGCGCATTTTTTAAGAtcttataaatcataaatctCCAGTTCAGTCTTATATACTTGGTCAGGTGAGCACAGCAGAGCAAGAAATGTATATTCCGAAATTAAGAAGCCAAATCTATGCTTGCCATCATGTGAGTTTGTTTATCTTCGTATGCAAATTTGTTTGTTAACCTCATGAACTACATTAACCAATGTTACACATTCTCAGGCTTATAAAATCCACTTTATAATACTTTATAGATCAAAAACTCCTAAACCAAATATACGTGATATGAGTACACATTTATCGAACCCATTCCTTTCCAAAACTTATTAACTCAACCAAAAATCAATCCTCTAAGCCCCGGTGAGGATGAAACACCACTCTTCAACGATTGAGGCTGCGCTTGAAATTGATTTTGCCAACGATAAAAGTGGCTGACTAGAGGGAATGCTAACTGTAATTAATGTTTGGTGAACCTGATTATAATGCCAAAGGATATGATGCCTTCTAACCAGCAACagaaactcaaattttatCCTACTTCTCAcgtttaagttttaaatacaCCAAACACTAATTTTCCTCGTATTCAAGCACCGTTTGCTGCCATGATTTAAAAGCTACAAAATGAAGCCTGAAGCTCTTAGCATTCCCAAGAAAAAAGGCAAAGGAATAGTTCAATTTACACTGTACTCTGCAACTAAAATCCTTCATTAGCCAGCCCAATACAACATCATCGGCAAAGCTCACCATGCAGTAGCTTGCAGCCATGGATAAACATATTGATTCAACAGTGAAAAATAATGGGTCTGTCCAGAATGCATGTGAGATTTCAAGAGCAAAGAAGAACAAACAACTTCAGAGAATCAAACTCCTGCAGGCataatagaaagaagaaatcccaaaaacaaaaacaaagaaaagggTATGAAGAAAAACCTTGCCATTGATGATCAACCAACAGTCCTTGGGATTGTTGTGCTGAGAGACTTCAGCGAATGTAAAGAGCTTTCCATCACCACCCATTTGCCAATCTGCCCGGAGACGGCGGAGAAATGATAGAACCAAAGGAGAGTGCAGAAACTAGTGAGGGCGGTGCAGAAATAAAAAGGGTAGCGAGTAAATGCGTCAAAGTGGGAGACAGGGAAGCAgcattgaattgaattgaatttgaattctGGTGGTGGGTGTGAGTTATTGGTCCTCAGTGATGTCTTGGTTTGTGTTCAAACAGGAAACAGCCGACACTTGATCACTTGGTTTGGCCATCAGTGTTAGACAATGTGTTTCATTTGGAAGTTCACATCAAATTGTATTACAATGGGTTGTGCTGCTAATTGTACTATATATCTCTCAACCTTTCGGTTGAACCCTCAAATTGATAAGTGTCAAGAACATACCGATAAACTTATACAAGGCCATGTTTATCCCAGTGGAAACATAACAGATCAATAGAAATAAACTAGTAAGCACATTTGATTATCTTCTGTGTTGTTTACCATGGTTTACATTTGTACTAACACATGAGACTCACATTCAAAATTATAGTGAAATAACataatttgattgataaaTTGAGATTAGTCAATCTGATTACACTCGAAAATTACGTCTATCGTTACCATTATCTTATCGTTGTGGCTACTATTATTGTTCCTGTTACTGTTGATAAATAATCAAGTTTAACCTATTTATTGTCACTGTTACCACTTGACCCACACAGATAAATTAATATCACAACAACagtaaatattacaaaattcataatttggaGTAAAAGCAATCAAAAGTTTACGATTCaagtttattataattgatCCATCGATGAAATTTCACTATGCTTAGTACCAATTTTCATTACGGTTTTGTAAACACGATTTAAGTGGAGAAGTAGTAACAATGGTAGAATTTTgatggtttaatttttatgacGGGAGAGTTCAACTTCTACCACTGGTGTCATTTATGGTAGGATCTAATTTTTAGAAGTAAGGACGTGATTAGAATAATGAGCATACAATAATTTCTCCTAAATTTAAAGATGGTATAATAATTTTCCGACCCAAAATGTTTGGCCCATGAAATTATTGGTTATGTGATTGAATTTGGTTGGCTAAGAAGCATTCATTTCCAATTCCTTCCCTCTTCATCTCTCTCTTGTAAATCACAAATTGGCATATGTTGTTGGTTTGGTAAAGACAAGTTGGAAGAGTATATTTAGCAACTTCTCCTTTTAGACCCACGGAGAAGAGGTTGTGaaactttttcctttcaatacTTAATGTTGAATACTTTTGGTATAGACAAGTTGGAAGAGGTTGTGATACAAACATTTTCATATCATTCATAAATGACTTGCaatatacaataatatattcaataacCAACCATTTTTGGTATTTACTCTAACATCAACGTCAAGTTCTTcctatattaacaaaaaaaggaaacaatatTATCAATTGAAACATAGTCGAGTGGataaaacatttcaatttctatcttaaaaatgtttatggTTAGATTTTGTAGTTTCTATAATTTGAGacttgttttgtgttttttaatgtccaatttataatctatttacttttaattcatattaaatttagtccatattttagttttattgttcatcttttaaaaggtatttatttatttatttatcactTCCTCACTTTAAATCgtagaaatataacaattactaaaaatagaggaccaaaatattattttaaccaACAACGTGTTGAAGAAATAGGGTAAAtgttcaattaaaaaattaaataagtcattttgaagaaagaaattagaatgcttaataactatatatattttttaaatagttttctttaatcaagagtttaaataaaaacaaaactttttgaaaattaattttgtttgtaagTCAATCTATGGTAAAGTAAGTTAGGCCTAATTTGCCCTAGACCAATATAgtttttcctattttattaattcaactATAATCTAACAGAAAATATCATCTCATTGTTACATATATCAGAAATGTATGTACATTCAATGTGGCAATCACTAAAATTTAGTTACACTAGTAGGAGTATTTGTGGGTTGGAGCCTAATCAAATTGTTTGAGTTCTAAGTATCTTCCACCCGAACAACTCTTAATAAATAGGGGCTTTAGCTTAGTTATAATTGTCATGCACTTCCTTCCTTGATGATAAGAAAATCTTAGTTCTCGACTCAAacataaaagattttgttgtTTCAAGAACCTTTTGTATCTAAGAAACTAATATTTCATAATGTGAAACTAACATCAACctagagaaaaatattagaagtaGATTGCCATTTAGATTGAAGATTTAGAAGCAAGACTTAGAACCATGTTCTAGATTAAGTCACTCCACAATCAATCTTGATCAATGTCTAATTGAAtcaatttcattcatttatcTCAAGAAttgcaagaaaaaaatgttagaaaatggaaaaagataGTTAAATTTCTAAggaaaaaatctaaaacatgagagttcataaatttcatttgtAAGAATCTGATTACAATTAAGATATCTCCATTGTGATCTATTTAatctaaagaagaaaaggccaaaataaagaagaaaacgatcattttctcaacttttatCTTCTCGATCATCATCTTTAATATTATCTCCATTAAAGTAAACACACTCGATCTTTTCAACCACTATCTTAAACACATCTTCCAtgcataaaaaagaaaagcaaaatgaaattacaataaagactaataaaatatattcgGACCGGTGACAACTTAAATTCTAATTCTTCATCTACTCCCACCAAAACAAACAGGAgtagttgaaaatttaggaatcatattcaaaataattaagtatatataaatatttttaaaaaatttacaaatattacaaaatttgtcaaattctatcaatgataaaagttcatcaccgatagaccatgttgcaaatatttttaaagatgccgaatgtgatgagttttggattttagctatgcaagaagaattaaatcaatttgaaaggaacaaagtttggaaattagtcACTAGGCCTTCTAATGCATCTATAATCGAAACTAAATgggtttttagaaataagatggatgaaaatggaaatatcattagaaataaagCTAGACTTGTAGCTCAAGGTTATTGTCAAGAAGAAGGTATAGATTATGAAGAGACTTTTGCACCGGTTGCTAGATTAGAAGCTATTAGAATGTTGcttgcttttgcttcttataaaaatttcattttgtatcaaatggatgtaaaaagtgcttttttaaACGGTTATATTGTGGAGGAAGTTTACGTAGAACAACCTCCgggctttgaaagttttgatttacctAATCATGTTTATAAGTTGGAAAAGGCTCTTTATGGCTTAAAACAAGCTCCAAGAGCTTGGTATGATAGACTTAGCAAGTTTTTACTTGAGAATGACTTTAAGAtgggaaaaattgataatactctatttattaaagttaaaaataatgacatgcttatagtgcaaatttatgtggatgatattatatttggttctactaattcatctttgtgtgaagaattttccaagtgtatgcataatgagtttgagatgagtatgatgggagaacttagtttcttccttggtcttcaaatcaaacaactcaaggaTGGCATCTTcataagtcaagaaaaatacacaagggatttgctcaagaaattcaaattaaatgaaggtaAAGTTGCAAAAACTCCTA
Coding sequences:
- the LOC101213506 gene encoding cytochrome b5 produces the protein MGGDGKLFTFAEVSQHNNPKDCWLIINGKVYNVTEFLEDHPGGDEVLLSGTGKDATDDFEDVGHSESARETMSKYYVGEIDISTLPERLTYTGPKQPHYNQDKTTEFIIKLLQFLVPLAILGLAVGIRFYNKSS